One Coffea arabica cultivar ET-39 chromosome 5c, Coffea Arabica ET-39 HiFi, whole genome shotgun sequence DNA window includes the following coding sequences:
- the LOC113690101 gene encoding uncharacterized protein isoform X1 produces the protein MENQVVRRRVNIIASHFGSPEDLSAAATHLFPTGCSNSLNSVIRRCDSKMYFARQTSSSQPCFMRPVANEQICHTYGNYAESTPRSKSSGSLNKDLYAYEAPMFSRPSITEPSMQNVEELQWLQQACNFHQPAPDPPTFARPSPVDYHAKERTEASKVKGFEWMPKMDVAESGCNYVVTIELPGARASNIRVEVNNQNLRVTGYRSIDWGKVASCSIDSTSAYHRREISQGPYEIVWPLPKNVNKENISAELVEGLLLINIPKLSEARRQLKRVYI, from the exons ATGGAGAACCAGGTTGTAAGAAGAAGAGTGAATATCATTGCAAGCCATTTTGGTTCCCCTGAAGATTTATCTGCCGCTGCCACACATCTATTTCCTACG GGGTGCAGTAATAGTTTGAACTCTGTAATCCGGAGGTGTGACAGCAAAATGTATTTTGCCAGGCAGACCTCCTCTTCTCAACCATGTTTCATGAGGCCGGTTGCAAATGAACAGATCTGTCATACTTAT GGAAATTATGCTGAATCCACACCACGTTCCAAATCTAGTGGTTCTTTAAACAAGGACCTCTATGCTTATGAAGCACCCATGTTCTCTAGGCCTTCCATAACGGAACCTAGCATGCAGAATGTTGAAGAATTACAATGGCTGCAGCAAGCTTGCAACTTTCATCAACCTGCGCCGGACCCTCCTACTTTTGCCAGGCCAAGCCCAGTAGATTAtcatgcaaaagaaagaacagAGGCTTCAAAAGTAAAAg GATTCGAATGGATGCCAAAGATGGACGTTGCAGAATCTGGGTGCAATTATGTTGTTACAATAGAACTTCCAGGTGCAAGAGCCAGCAATATAAGGGTGGAAGTCAACAACCAAAA CTTGAGAGTAACTGGCTATCGTTCCATTGACTGGGGGAAGGTGGCAAGCTGTTCTATTGACTCTACATCTGCATACCATAGGAGGGAGATTTCACAAGGACCTTATGAGATTGTGTGGCCTCTTCCGAAGAATGTGAACAAGGAAAATATATCAGCAGAACTTGT AGAGGGCCTTTTACTGATCAACATCCCAAAACTTTCTGAAGCCCGCAGGCAGCTGAAAAGGGTGTATATATAG
- the LOC113690101 gene encoding uncharacterized protein isoform X2: MKGVRNCPGFRPQMISPPTRLFVVGCSNSLNSVIRRCDSKMYFARQTSSSQPCFMRPVANEQICHTYGNYAESTPRSKSSGSLNKDLYAYEAPMFSRPSITEPSMQNVEELQWLQQACNFHQPAPDPPTFARPSPVDYHAKERTEASKVKGFEWMPKMDVAESGCNYVVTIELPGARASNIRVEVNNQNLRVTGYRSIDWGKVASCSIDSTSAYHRREISQGPYEIVWPLPKNVNKENISAELVEGLLLINIPKLSEARRQLKRVYI; the protein is encoded by the exons ATGAAAGGAGTCAGAAACTGTCCTGGATTTCGCCCCCAAATGATCAGTCCTCCAACTAGGCTTTTCGTAGTG GGGTGCAGTAATAGTTTGAACTCTGTAATCCGGAGGTGTGACAGCAAAATGTATTTTGCCAGGCAGACCTCCTCTTCTCAACCATGTTTCATGAGGCCGGTTGCAAATGAACAGATCTGTCATACTTAT GGAAATTATGCTGAATCCACACCACGTTCCAAATCTAGTGGTTCTTTAAACAAGGACCTCTATGCTTATGAAGCACCCATGTTCTCTAGGCCTTCCATAACGGAACCTAGCATGCAGAATGTTGAAGAATTACAATGGCTGCAGCAAGCTTGCAACTTTCATCAACCTGCGCCGGACCCTCCTACTTTTGCCAGGCCAAGCCCAGTAGATTAtcatgcaaaagaaagaacagAGGCTTCAAAAGTAAAAg GATTCGAATGGATGCCAAAGATGGACGTTGCAGAATCTGGGTGCAATTATGTTGTTACAATAGAACTTCCAGGTGCAAGAGCCAGCAATATAAGGGTGGAAGTCAACAACCAAAA CTTGAGAGTAACTGGCTATCGTTCCATTGACTGGGGGAAGGTGGCAAGCTGTTCTATTGACTCTACATCTGCATACCATAGGAGGGAGATTTCACAAGGACCTTATGAGATTGTGTGGCCTCTTCCGAAGAATGTGAACAAGGAAAATATATCAGCAGAACTTGT AGAGGGCCTTTTACTGATCAACATCCCAAAACTTTCTGAAGCCCGCAGGCAGCTGAAAAGGGTGTATATATAG
- the LOC113689544 gene encoding protein trichome birefringence-like 43, which translates to MGGEIYANVRPQEIPAFGVLTGFRVSIYNKKSLCFVKVQGESKRKVGRQETEGCDIFQGSWIRDDSYPGYEYTQCPFIEKAFNCQNNGRTDSEYLKYRWQPKNCNVSRFDGKEFLSRFKGKSIMFVGDSLSLNQWQSLTCMLHSAVPQAPYKLKRIGTLSNFTFPTYGVSIMYSRNALLVDVIRENDRRVLKLNSVASSSKTWEKMDMLIFDTWHWWLHTGRKQPWDIIEYNKVLYQNMDRLHAYEIALNTWASWVESRVDPRRTKIFFQGVSPDHDRFAGLPFDCERWRQPLTNPGVRSKPQVVLEKVLQPLSKRVNLLDIYSLSKLRIDGHPSVYGSGGHRGMDCTHWCLPGIPDTWNQLLFAALT; encoded by the exons ATGGGGGGAGAAATCTATGCCAATGTGAGACCTCAAGAGATACCGGCTTTTGGGGTTCTCACGGGATTCAGGGTTAGTATCTATAACAAAAAGTCGTTGtgctttg TAAAAGTACAAGGAGAGTCCAAGAGGAAAGTTGGCCGACAGGAAACTGAGGGCTGTGATATCTTCCAAGGGAGTTGGATTCGTGATGATTCATATCCTGGTTATGAGTATACTCAGtgtcccttcattgagaaagcgtTCAATTGCCAAAACAATGGCAGAACTGACAGCGAATACCTCAAATATAGATGGCAGCCCAAAAATTGCAACGTATCAAG GTTCGATGGGAAAGAGTTCTTGTCAAGATTCAAGGGAAAAAGTATAATGTTTGTAGGAGATTCGCTGAGCCTTAACCAGTGGCAATCTCTGACATGCATGCTTCATTCAGCAGTGCCACAAGCTCCCTACAAGTTAAAGAGGATTGGTACTCTTTCCAATTTCACTTTCCCG ACGTATGGTGTTTCGATAATGTACTCGCGCAACGCGCTTTTGGTCGACGTAATTAGAGAGAATGACCGGCGGGTTCTGAAATTGAATTCCGTGGCTTCTTCGAGTAAAACATGGGAAAAAATGGATATGCTCATCTTCGACACTTGGCATTGGTGGCTTCACACTGGGAGGAAACAACC TTGGGATATTATTGAATACAACAAGGTTTTGTATCAAAACATGGATCGTTTGCATGCATATGAAATTGCTCTAAATACATGGGCAAGTTGGGTCGAGTCACGAGTAGATCCAAGGAGAACAAAGATTTTCTTTCAAGGAGTTTCACCAGATCATGATAG GTTTGCTGGTCTACCATTCGACTGTGAAAGATGGAGACAGCCATTAACAAACCCAGGAGTACGCAGTAAACCACAAGTGGTGTTGGAGAAAGTTTTGCAGCCACTTTCGAAACGGGTTAACTTGCTAGATATATATAGCTTGTCAAAACTCAGAATAGATGGCCACCCTTCTGTCTACGGCTCTGGAGGGCACAGGGGGATGGATTGCACCCATTGGTGTCTACCGGGAATCCCTGATACTTGGAACCAACTCCTATTTGCAGCCCTCACTTGA
- the LOC113690559 gene encoding probable LRR receptor-like serine/threonine-protein kinase At1g07650 produces MLAKMLPFLFLICSFQLVFFANSAFAATPATLLREEVLVLKEIAKGLGKTDWDFSIDPCSGKGNWSLPILVKGIESSVTCDCSFNKNSSCQITGIALKAQNLSGTVPPGFAKLQYLAHLDLSRNNLHGSIPPQWASMKLVELSLMGNRLSGPFPVALTRITTLVNVSIEGNLFSGHVPPEIGNLVNLQKIILSSNSFTGELPVALSKLSNLTDLRVSDNNFTGKIPDFIGSWKKIEKLLMQGCYLEGPIPSSISALTKLTDLRISDLKGKGSPFPDLSNMESMKTLTLRQCSIYGEIPKYIGDMQKLKNLDLSFNNLTGEIPATFVQLSKVDFMYLTGNRLTGPIPDWILSRNKNVDVSNNSFTWESSSPIECPRGSVNLAESYSSKNKFPSRVHSCLMQNYPCPEPRDQQHYSLHINCGGKDFIATNNTKFEADLEARGASMFYAGQNWAFSSTGNFMDNDIDSDIYIHTNTSALQNVSSAESQLYTTARVSPLSLTYYGQCLINGNYTVKLHFAEIIFTNDSTFNSQGKRIFDVYLQENLVLKDFNIENEAGGPGKPTVKTFTATVTSHTLKIHFYWAGRGTTGIPVRGVYGPLISAISVDPNFEPPSTHRRKIEAVTVLGVVAGALLAVILILAILRRKGYLGGKISAEKELRGLDLQTGIFTLSQIKAATKNFDPANKIGEGGFGSVYKGQLSDGTVIAVKQLSSKSKQGNREFVTEIGMISALQHPNLVKLYGCCVEGNHLMLIYEYMANNCVSRALFGKDSASKIKLDWPTRRKICLDVARGLAYLHEESRLKIVHRDIKTSNILLDKDLNAKISDFGLAKLNEDDCSHISTRIAGTIGYMAPEYAMRGYLTAKADVYSYGVVALEIVSGKSNTNYRPKEECVYLLDEAYVLQERGSLLELVDPDLGSEYSSEEATLMLNVALLCTNASPTLRPTMSQVVSMLEGQTDFQDILSEPGFSTAPSKFKNIRSHFWQNASPSQTQSISSSGPHSYSSRSNADIEEIEPFKELAIQNISSKE; encoded by the exons ATGCTTGCTAAAATGCTGCCTTTTCTGTTTCTCATTTGTTCTTTCCAGTTAGTTTTCTTCGCAAATTCAGCTTTTGCAGCCACACCTGCCACACTCCTCAGGGAAGAAG TGCTGGTGTTAAAAGAGATTGCCAAAGGACTGGGGAAGACAGACTGGGATTTTAGCATTGATCCCTGCAGTGGGAAAGGCAATTGGAGTCTTCCCATTTTGGTAAAAGGCATTGAGAGCTCTGTCACTTGTGATTGCTCCTTCAATAAAAATTCTTCTTGCCAAATCACTGGAAT TGCTTTGAAAGCCCAAAATCTTTCTGGAACTGTCCCTCCAGGATTTGCCAAGCTTCAGTACCTTGCACACTT GGATCTTAGTCGCAATAACCTCCATGGTTCTATTCCACCTCAATGGGCTTCAATGAAGTTGGTTGAACT TTCTTTAATGGGAAACAGGTTATCTGGTCCATTTCCAGTCGCTCTGACCAGAATTACCACACTTGTCAATGT GAGCATTGAGGGAAACCTGTTCTCAGGACACGTTCCACCAGAGATTGGAAACTTGGTTAATTTACAGAAAAT TATTCTGTCATCAAATTCGTTCACAGGAGAATTGCCAGTTGCACTTTCCAAGCTGAGCAACCTAACTGATTT AAGGGTAAGTGACAATAACTTCACTGGAAAGATACCAGACTTCATCGGCAGCtggaagaaaattgagaaaCT GCTCATGCAAGGATGCTATCTTGAAGGTCCCATTCCTTCCAGTATTTCTGCCTTGACCAAATTAACTGACCT GAGAATCAGTGATTTAAAAGGCAAAGGATCTCCATTTCCAGATCTAAGCAATATGGAATCCATGAAAACATT GACACTAAGGCAGTGTTCAATTTATGGAGAGATACCTAAATACATTGGGGATATGCAAAAACTGAAAAATCT GGACCTAAGTTTCAATAACTTGACTGGTGAAATTCCAGCAACTTTCGTCCAACTATCCAAAGTAGATTTTAT GTATCTGACTGGAAACAGACTTACTGGACCAATTCCAGACTGGATTTTATCTAGAAACAAAAATGT AGATGTATCAAATAACAGTTTTACATGGGAAAGCTCATCACCAATTGAATGCCCACGTGGAAGCGT AAACTTGGCGGAAAGCTATTCATCCAAAAATAAATT TCCAAGTAGAGTTCATTCGTGCCTAATGCAAAACTATCCCTGTCCTGAACCAAGGGATCAGC AACATTACTCTTTGCACATTAACTGTGGCGGAAAGGATTTCATCGCAACGAATAACACCAAGTTCGAAGCTGATTTAGAAGCTAGGGGCGCTTCAATGTTTTATGCAGGACAAAACTGGGCATTCAGTAGCACTGGGAACTTCATGGACAATGATATTGATTCAGATATCTACATTCATACAAATACCAGTGCTTTGCAGAATGTTTCTTCCGCAGAGTCACAACTGTACACAACGGCACGTGTATCTCCCCTGTCTCTCACCTACTATGGACAATGCCTGATCAATGGGAACTACACGGTTAAGCTCCACTTCGCAGAGATTATTTTCACAAATGATAGCACATTCAACAGCCAGGGGAAACGCATATTTGATGTGTATTTGCAG GAAAACTTGGTATTGAAGGACTTCAATATTGAAAATGAGGCAGGTGGGCCTGGCAAGCCGACTGTGAAGACCTTCACTGCCACAGTGACTAGCCACACATTGAAGATCCACTTTTACTGGGCAGGAAGAGGGACTACAGGAATCCCAGTTAGAGGAGTTTATGGTCCTCTAATTTCAGCCATATCAGTGGATCCTA ATTTTGAGCCTCCTTCAACTCATAGAAGGAAGATTGAAGCAGTTACAGTTCTTGGTGTTGTAGCAGGAGCATTACTTGCAGTCATCCTTATTCTGGCCATTTTGCGAAGAAAGGGATATCTTGGTGGCAAAATCTCTGCAGAAAAGG AGCTTCGTGGCCTTGATCTTCAAACAGGGATATTTACATTGAGCCAGATTAAAGCTGCAACCAAGAACTTTGATCCAGCTAACAAGATAGGGGAGGGAGGTTTTGGTTCAGTTTACAAG GGTCAATTATCAGATGGTACTGTCATTGCTGTAAAGCAACTTTCTTCCAAGTCTAAACAAGGAAACCGCGAATTTGTGACTGAAATAGGAATGATATCTGCTTTGCAACATCCTAATCTTGTAAAGCTGTATGGGTGCTGTGTTGAAGGAAATCATTTAATGCTTATCTACGAATACATGGCAAACAACTGTGTATCACGAGCTCTTTTCG GAAAGGATTCAGCAAGCAAGATAAAGTTAGACTGGCCGACAAGAAGGAAAATTTGCCTGGACGTAGCCCGAGGTCTGGCCTACCTCCATGAAGAATCAAGACTGAAAATTGTCCACAGAGACATCAAGACGAGCAATATTTTGCTTGACAAGGACCTCAATGCTAAAATCTCTGATTTTGGCCTGGCGAAGCTGAATGAGGACGATTGTAGTCACATTAGCACCCGGATTGCCGGAACTAT AGGTTACATGGCTCCTGAGTACGCGATGCGCGGTTACTTAACTGCTAAAGCAGATGTTTACAGCTATGGAGTTGTAGCACTGGAAATAGTCAGTGGAAAAAGCAACACAAATTACAGGCCAAAGGAAGAATGTGTTTATCTTCTTGATGAG GCGTATGTTTTACAAGAGAGAGGCAGTCTACTAGAACTGGTTGATCCAGACTTGGGGTCCGAATATTCATCAGAAGAGGCAACTCTCATGCTAAATGTGGCCCTTCTATGTACAAATGCATCCCCAACTCTCAGGCCTACAATGTCTCAAGTTGTGAGCATGCTGGAAGGCCAAACAGATTTTCAGGACATACTTTCTGAACCAGGGTTCTCAACTGCCCCTTCAAAATTCAAGAACATAAGAAGCCATTTCTGGCAAAATGCAAGTCCTAGTCAGACTCAAAGCATTTCATCAAGTGGTCCTCATTCCTATTCGTCCCGCTCAAATGCAGATATTGAAGAGATAGAACCTTTCAAAGAGTTAGCAATTCAGAACATATCGAGTAAAGAGTAG